TCCCAGGTGGGGACCAGGCGGCGGGCGGCCCGGGCGCTGGAGCGCATCGCCGCCGACCCCGACGGCGCGGCCGCCGCCCCCCGCACGACGCCCGTGGGCCGGGTCGACGAGGCCCGGGCCGCCCGCCGCCTGGTCCCCACCTGGGACGCCCGACCGGCGGAGTGACGCCGCACCGTTCAGTTCGCGAAGGCGCGCGGCGTCCGGCGCGCCTTCGCGAAGGAAACTGCTGACGACGCAAACACAGTCACCCGCCCAGCGGTCGTCGTCCGTTCTCATCTGATCTGAGGAGCACTGCCCGTGGAAGGCACCCTGCCACAGCTGCTGATGGTGGCCGTACTCGTCCTGGCCAACGCGGCCTTCGCCGGCAGCGAGCTGGCCTTGGTCTCCCTGCGGGAGGGACAGCTACGACGACTCGAAGCCGGTGGCGGCTCGGGACAGGTGCTGGCCCGTCTGGCCCGGGAGCCCAACCGCTTCCTCGCCACCATCCAGATCGGGATCACCCTGGCCGGATTCTTGGCGTCGGCCACCGCGGCGGTGTCACTGGCCGAGCCGCTGGAGAGTCCACTCGGGTTCCTCGGCCAGGCTGCCCGGCCGGTCGCAATCGTGGTGGTCACCCTGTTGCTGGCCTACATCACGCTCGTCTTCGGGGAGTTGGCCCCCAAGCGGGTGGCCATGCAGCGGGCCGAGGGCTGGGGCCTGATCGCGGCCAGGCCCCTCGCAGTGCTGTCGGCGATCACCCGTCCGGCGGTGTGGTTGCTGTCGCACTCGACCGATCTGGCCGTGCGCCTCATGGGTGGCGACCCCGACCGCCAGCGCGAGGACGTCAGCGAGGAAGAGCTGCGGGACCTGGTCGGCACCCACCGCGCCATAAGCCCCCAACAGCGCGCCATCCTCTCCGGGGCCTTCGAGATCACCGAGCGGACGCTCGGCCAGGTGCTGCGGGCCCGCCGGGACGTGGTGGTGCTTACCGCGGCGTCCAGCTCGGCCGACGCCCTCGAGGTGCTGGTGGCCAGCGGGCATTCCCGGGCCCCGGTGGCCGAAGGCGGTGAGCTCGACGACGTCGTCGGCGTCGTCCACTTGCGTGACCTCATCGGCGCGGGGGCGACACGTGTGCGCGACCGTGCCGCGCCCGCGCTCTTCCTCCCCGAGTCGGCCAAGGTTCTTGGCTCCTTGCGGCGGATGCAGGAGGAGCGCCAGCAGCTAGCGGTCGTCATCGACGAGCACGGCGGTGGGGCGGGCATCGTCACCGTCGAAGACCTGCTCGAAGAGCTTGTCGGCGAGATCTACGACGAGACGGACCGCGACGTCGCCGGCGTCCAGCGCGAGGCCGACGGTTCGCTGGTGCTGGCCGGTAGCTTTCCCATCCACGACCTCGGCGACCTCGGCGTCGAACTGCCCGAAGGCGACTATGCGACCGTCGCCGGTCTGGTGCTCGCCGTCCTGGGCCGGATTCCCGACAGACCGGGTGATGCGGTGCGCATCGATGGATGGACCGCCACCGTCCTGGCCGTCGACCACCATGCGATCACCCGTATCCGTCTACGCCGCGATGCCCAGGAAGGGGAAGGCGGCGAACCACAGCCGGGCGGTACCGACGAGTAATCCTGGCCACTCCTCCAGCGGCGACAGGCTCGTGACCGCGGCTCGTCCCCTGCTCGATTCGCGGGCTCGGGGGGCACGCTGCTCGCCACGCCTCGCGTGCACCATGCGGCGGGGCGGCCGACGCTCTTCGTATCGGACGCGGCGGCGGTCCTCAGTCGCCAGCGCGAGCAAGGTCGTCACAGCGGGCGGTCAAGCGCCGCCGGCGAAATCTTGGTTGGAGTCGCCGCCCGCAGTGGCGTCGATGGGCCAGGGCGAAGTAGTGGTCCCAGCTGGGTTGCGGCATCACGACCGTCGTACCGACGGTCCGCCGGCCGGGGCGGCTCCGTTACGGGCGGTCGAGATCGCCGGACACTGCCACTCGCAGCTCGTCGACCGGCATCGGAATTAGCTCACGACGAGCGGCTCGTCCCTCGAAGTTTCTGCCAGGCCAGCCATCCGGCGGCGGCGAGGAGGACGATACCGATCAGCAGCGCCCACGCGATCCCCTCGAGGACTGCACCCACACCGAAGGCCATCGCCAAGAGGACCAGGACGACGAGCATGACGATCACGGACGACCACTATCCGAAGGGATGCCGACCGACACCCCCAGCTACCGAGCGGTTACGAGCATCATTCATCTCGGCCCTCACTCGGCTGGCGTTGTCGTTGCGAGGCAGGACGATCAGGCCGGGCCCCGGCCGCCGTTGGCCACTTTGACGCCGTTACCCAGCTGACCCCGACGTCAGCGCCGGGGCCCGCCCCCGAGAGGGTGGAGGCGCATGGCCGCCGCGATCTCCTCGTCGGCCACCTCGGTGTAGATCTGGGTCGTCGCCAGGCTGGCGTGCCCGAGGGCGACCTGGAGCTGGCGGAGGCTGAACGCGCCCTCGCGCAGGCCGAGGGTGGCGAAGGTGTGCCGCAGGGCGTGTACCCGCACGCCGTCCCGGCGGGCGCCCAGCCGGCGCAGCACCCGGTCGACCACGTAGACGACGGCCTCGCGGCTGGCCTCGACGGTGGTGCCCACCACCTCGCCCCGGCGGTCCCGGACGGGCCGAGGGCGGCTGGACACGACGACGGTCGAGGCGTCGAGGCCGAGGGCGGCGAGGCGGGCGTGGCGGGTGGGGAGGTAGGCGGCCAGCGCGTCCTGCA
Above is a genomic segment from Acidimicrobiales bacterium containing:
- a CDS encoding hemolysin family protein; amino-acid sequence: MEGTLPQLLMVAVLVLANAAFAGSELALVSLREGQLRRLEAGGGSGQVLARLAREPNRFLATIQIGITLAGFLASATAAVSLAEPLESPLGFLGQAARPVAIVVVTLLLAYITLVFGELAPKRVAMQRAEGWGLIAARPLAVLSAITRPAVWLLSHSTDLAVRLMGGDPDRQREDVSEEELRDLVGTHRAISPQQRAILSGAFEITERTLGQVLRARRDVVVLTAASSSADALEVLVASGHSRAPVAEGGELDDVVGVVHLRDLIGAGATRVRDRAAPALFLPESAKVLGSLRRMQEERQQLAVVIDEHGGGAGIVTVEDLLEELVGEIYDETDRDVAGVQREADGSLVLAGSFPIHDLGDLGVELPEGDYATVAGLVLAVLGRIPDRPGDAVRIDGWTATVLAVDHHAITRIRLRRDAQEGEGGEPQPGGTDE